In Populus nigra chromosome 1, ddPopNigr1.1, whole genome shotgun sequence, one genomic interval encodes:
- the LOC133678317 gene encoding uncharacterized protein LOC133678317, with translation MFSHCFMDNRLRNFGFAADCPSNASKILGSSMPVGVGVAGTKFSADTVLRLDSLGSLVPYGSPSKGIKRKRNLIDGSMGLNVGSSLSLGLHRSSSSSDSKGSSATACTAMSSAKETDEESSMDLELDFSLHLGNEKMSSPKKPAGSNLKGMELQPRVDLELSLSTGPSESDITSIHPHSSSLEFGMDMPLAMGGASNVDERLTSDSWKSGIALLPLQISQNKEASFFNQIPRTRDPTSSFPDHSSSVITPKSSVTCTSGITQQQQPYQRSTSSKLCQVEGCGKGARGASGRCISHGGGRRCQKAGCHKGAEGRTVYCKAHGGGRRCEFLGCTKSAEGRTDFCIAHGGGRRCSREGCARAARGKSGLCIRHGGGKRCQKENCTKSAEGLSGLCISHGGGRRCQFSGCTKGAQGSTMLCKAHGGGKRCTAPGCTKGAEGSTPFCKGHGGGKRCAFQRGGVCSKSVHGGTNFCVAHGGGKRCAVPECTKSARGRTDFCVRHGGGKRCKVEGCGKSAQGSTDFCKAHGGGKRCSWGHPGSEYGNLPSGPCTSFARGKTGLCALHSGLVQDKRVHGGVTLGPMVQDPKISHSEKTKEVVTVEDMTVDIVKMGTSARDSLGRTTSDLKHFGVSNGHLSASEAGLSSMPVFVSEGRVHGGSLMAMLAGGSGVGSCSNQIVAGDPPEPRKSYITTQNWM, from the coding sequence ATGTTTAGCCATTGCTTCATGGACAACAGACTCCGGAACTTTGGTTTTGCTGCTGATTGCCCTTCAAATGCATCCAAGATTTTGGGCAGTTCAATGCCCGTTGGAGTTGGAGTAGCTGGCACCAAATTCAGTGCAGATACTGTCTTGCGCCTTGATTCCCTAGGATCTTTGGTTCCCTATGGGTCTCCCTCTAAGGGTATTAAGCGGAAGCGGAATTTGATTGATGGATCCATGGGCCTAAATGTTGGTTCTTCACTGTCCCTTGGGCTTCACCGCTCTTCAAGTTCTTCAGACAGTAAGGGGAGTTCAGCAACTGCTTGCACAGCAATGTCTTCTGCCAAAGAAACTGATGAAGAGTCCTCAATGGATCTTGAATTGGACTTCTCTCTCCATCTTGGCAACGAGAAGATGTCGAGCCCGAAGAAGCCTGCTGGTTCAAATCTCAAAGGAATGGAATTGCAGCCCAGGGTTGACTTGGAGCTGAGTCTCTCCACTGGTCCTTCTGAATCCGATATTACTAGCATCCATCCACACTCTAGTTCACTTGAATTTGGCATGGATATGCCGCTGGCAATGGGTGGAGCATCAAATGTGGATGAACGATTGACATCAGATAGTTGGAAATCAGGGATTGCATTGCTTCCATTGCAGATTTCCCAGAACAAAGAGGCTAGCTTCTTCAACCAGATTCCAAGAACTAGGGATCCTACTTCCAGTTTTCCAGACCACTCATCTAGTGTGATAACGCCAAAGAGTTCAGTCACCTGCACTTCTGGGATAACACAGCAGCAACAGCCATATCAACGCAGCACTAGCTCAAAGTTATGTCAGGTTGAAGGATGTGGAAAGGGTGCCAGAGGTGCTTCCGGCCGTTGTATTTCACATGGTGGAGGCCGAAGGTGTCAGAAAGCAGGCTGTCACAAGGGAGCTGAGGGCCGAACAGTGTACTGCAAGGCCCATGGGGGTGGACGCCGCTGTGAATTCCTTGGTTGCACAAAAAGTGCAGAAGGTCGCACAGATTTCTGTATTGCCCATGGTGGCGGGCGGAGATGCAGTCGTGAGGGTTGTGCTCGAGCTGCCAGAGGAAAATCTGGTTTGTGCATCCGACATGGTGGGGGTAAGAGATGCCAGAAAGAAAATTGCACAAAGAGTGCAGAAGGTCTATCTGGTCTCTGCATTTCTCATGGAGGTGGTCGGAGATGCCAATTCTCAGGATGCACAAAAGGGGCACAAGGGAGCACCATGTTATGTAAGGCACATGGTGGAGGGAAACGCTGCACTGCTCCAGGATGCACCAAGGGTGCTGAAGGGAGCACTCCTTTTTGTAAAGGCCACGGAGGAGGAAAAAGGTGCGCCTTCCAACGTGGTGGGGTTTGTAGTAAGAGTGTACATGGAGGGACTAACTTCTGCGTCGCACATGGGGGTGGAAAGAGGTGTGCTGTACCTGAGTGCACAAAGAGTGCAAGAGGACGTACAGATTTTTGTGTCCGTCATGGCGGTGGAAAAAGGTGCAAGGTTGAAGGATGTGGTAAAAGTGCTCAAGGCAGCACCGATTTCTGCAAGGCACATGGTGGAGGGAAGAGATGCTCTTGGGGTCATCCTGGGTCAGAATATGGTAACCTACCTTCTGGTCCTTGTACCTCATTTGCAAGGGGTAAGACAGGTCTCTGTGCACTTCACAGCGGTTTGGTGCAGGACAAGAGGGTTCATGGTGGTGTCACCTTGGGACCTATGGTTCAGGACCCTAAAATTAGTCATTCTGAGAAGACGAAAGAAGTTGTCACTGTCGAGGACATGACTGTCGATATTGTGAAGATGGGTACTAGTGCCAGGGATTCATTGGGCAGAACTACTTCTGATTTGAAACATTTTGGAGTCTCAAATGGTCATCTCTCTGCCAGTGAAGCAGGTCTCTCATCAATGCCAGTTTTTGTATCAGAAGGCAGGGTGCATGGAGGCAGTTTGATGGCAATGCTTGCTGGTGGTTCTGGTGTTGGCTCATGCAGCAACCAAATTGTAGCTGGAGATCCACCAGAGCCAAGAAAATCATATATTACAACTCAGAACTGGATGTAA